Proteins co-encoded in one Haloarcula pelagica genomic window:
- a CDS encoding Gfo/Idh/MocA family protein, with protein MTYRMVHVGLGGRGHHWVEQSIPPNVAAGRIEVAAAVDTDPDRLTLARSELDLDPERCYTDLETALSEREADFVSIVTPPAAHEPVVDIALEHDCHILSEKPIADTLEGSVRIAKKVRQADKKMGITMSHRFDQDKTTFRRAVQDASPVDYLTARYTGNVRERGLYSDYVHDMENLLLLDGAVHHLDILASLVDAPCEEVYADTWVPDAADYEGDCTGLVTMYFADGTRVQYEGSYGNATALNGWGHEQFRAECRDETIVLDHRELTRYPFDADDVGDWGRKPEGEPITLDERPSWENTWLIEQFCDWLDGNERMETNVDAVLESMAIVFAAIESSERGEPVNVQDLLNEAHANA; from the coding sequence ATGACCTACCGGATGGTACACGTCGGCCTCGGTGGTCGCGGCCACCACTGGGTCGAGCAGTCGATCCCGCCCAACGTCGCGGCCGGCCGTATCGAGGTCGCAGCCGCGGTCGACACCGATCCCGACCGTCTCACGCTCGCTCGCTCCGAACTGGATCTCGACCCGGAACGGTGTTACACCGATCTGGAGACGGCCCTGAGCGAACGCGAGGCGGACTTCGTCTCCATCGTGACACCGCCGGCCGCCCACGAACCGGTCGTCGACATCGCCCTCGAACACGACTGTCACATCCTCTCGGAGAAGCCCATCGCGGACACGCTGGAGGGCTCCGTCCGCATCGCGAAGAAGGTCCGGCAGGCGGACAAGAAGATGGGGATCACGATGAGCCACCGGTTCGACCAGGACAAGACGACGTTCCGGCGTGCGGTCCAGGACGCCAGTCCGGTCGATTACCTCACGGCCAGGTACACCGGCAACGTCCGCGAACGGGGGCTGTACTCGGACTACGTCCACGATATGGAGAACCTACTGTTGCTCGACGGCGCGGTCCACCACCTGGACATCCTGGCGTCGCTCGTCGACGCGCCCTGTGAGGAGGTGTACGCCGACACCTGGGTCCCCGACGCCGCCGACTACGAAGGGGACTGTACCGGTCTGGTGACGATGTACTTCGCCGACGGCACCCGCGTCCAGTACGAGGGCAGCTACGGCAACGCGACGGCGCTGAACGGTTGGGGCCACGAGCAGTTCCGCGCGGAGTGTCGCGACGAGACCATCGTCCTCGACCACCGCGAACTGACCCGCTACCCCTTCGACGCCGACGATGTCGGCGACTGGGGACGGAAGCCCGAGGGCGAACCCATCACGCTGGACGAACGCCCATCCTGGGAGAACACCTGGCTCATCGAGCAGTTCTGTGACTGGCTCGACGGGAACGAGCGGATGGAGACAAACGTCGACGCCGTCCTCGAATCGATGGCGATCGTCTTCGCCGCGATCGAGAGCAGCGAGCGCGGCGAACCGGTCAACGTACAGGACCTGCTCAACGAGGCCCACGCCAACGCCTGA
- a CDS encoding helix-turn-helix transcriptional regulator, translating into MRNSLPEFRERRGESQADLAAAVDVTRQTINAVERDRYDPSLELAFALAAHYDCAIEDIFSPE; encoded by the coding sequence ATGAGAAACAGCCTGCCCGAGTTCCGCGAGCGCCGCGGCGAGAGCCAGGCCGACCTGGCCGCCGCCGTCGACGTGACACGCCAGACGATCAACGCCGTCGAGCGGGACCGCTACGACCCCTCGCTGGAACTGGCGTTCGCGCTGGCGGCACACTACGACTGCGCGATCGAGGACATCTTCTCGCCCGAGTGA
- a CDS encoding DJ-1/PfpI family protein, whose amino-acid sequence MDTVAVVCYEGFDELDAVGPYEVFENAADAGATWDVTLRSVEEAETVSASHGLRVRPDGPLRAVDSDLVVVAGGGWNARGDEGAWAEAQRGALPELLAAAHDRGATVAGVCTGGMLLARAGLLDGRPAVTHQAALDDLRATDAEVVDARVVDDGDVLTAGGVTSGLDLAVYLVEREWGANVGQRVTREMEYERRGSVYRGDGEER is encoded by the coding sequence ATGGACACTGTCGCGGTCGTCTGTTACGAGGGGTTCGACGAACTGGACGCCGTCGGCCCCTACGAGGTGTTCGAGAACGCCGCCGACGCCGGCGCGACCTGGGACGTGACGCTTCGCTCGGTGGAGGAGGCCGAAACGGTGTCCGCCAGCCACGGGCTCCGGGTCCGCCCGGACGGTCCCCTGCGCGCCGTCGACTCGGACCTCGTGGTGGTCGCCGGCGGAGGCTGGAACGCACGCGGCGACGAGGGAGCGTGGGCGGAGGCCCAGCGGGGCGCGTTACCCGAACTGCTGGCGGCGGCCCACGACCGCGGCGCGACCGTCGCCGGCGTCTGTACCGGTGGGATGCTCCTGGCCCGCGCGGGCCTGCTGGACGGCCGGCCGGCGGTCACCCACCAGGCGGCTCTCGACGACCTCCGGGCGACCGACGCCGAAGTCGTCGACGCCCGCGTGGTCGACGACGGGGACGTACTGACCGCCGGCGGGGTCACGTCGGGCCTCGATCTCGCCGTCTACCTGGTCGAGCGCGAGTGGGGCGCGAACGTGGGCCAGCGGGTCACCCGAGAGATGGAGTACGAGCGCCGCGGCAGCGTCTATCGGGGTGATGGCGAGGAGCGGTAG
- a CDS encoding PhzF family phenazine biosynthesis protein: MSRPFHLVDVFARERYAGNQLAVVRDAGSLGTAEMQAIAAEMGFSETTFVTGPPADGAWPVRIFTPAEEVPFAGHPTLGTAQVIRDHLADGRPETVVLDLQVGEVPVEAVERDDGESLWMTQQPPDFGDRLAHEDLAAVLGLPTEALATDWPVQIVSTGLPTVVVPLADREALTSIDIDRTAYDRVTGARDAKNVLAFCADPRDDANDLADRVFAPFYDVPEDPATGSSNGCLAAYLARHEFFGDDTVDARVEQGYEMGRPSLLELSADAGGDPVTVEVGGSVVPVASGELV; this comes from the coding sequence ATGTCCCGCCCGTTCCACCTCGTCGACGTGTTCGCCCGCGAACGCTACGCCGGCAACCAACTCGCCGTCGTGCGTGATGCCGGTTCCCTCGGCACCGCGGAGATGCAGGCCATCGCCGCCGAGATGGGCTTCTCGGAGACGACGTTCGTCACCGGTCCCCCCGCGGACGGCGCCTGGCCCGTCCGGATCTTCACGCCGGCCGAGGAGGTCCCCTTCGCCGGCCACCCGACGCTCGGGACCGCCCAGGTGATCCGCGACCACCTCGCCGACGGCCGGCCCGAGACGGTGGTGCTCGACCTGCAGGTCGGCGAGGTCCCCGTCGAGGCCGTCGAGCGCGACGACGGCGAGTCGCTGTGGATGACCCAACAGCCCCCCGACTTTGGCGACCGTCTCGCTCACGAGGACCTCGCGGCGGTGCTTGGCCTCCCCACCGAGGCGCTGGCGACAGACTGGCCCGTCCAGATAGTCTCGACCGGGCTCCCGACGGTCGTCGTCCCGCTGGCCGACCGCGAGGCGCTGACCAGTATCGACATCGACCGGACGGCCTACGACCGGGTGACCGGCGCCCGCGACGCCAAGAACGTCCTCGCGTTCTGTGCCGACCCCCGGGACGACGCCAACGACCTCGCCGACCGCGTGTTCGCGCCGTTCTACGATGTCCCGGAGGACCCGGCGACCGGCTCCTCGAACGGCTGTCTCGCGGCGTATCTCGCCCGCCACGAGTTCTTCGGCGACGACACCGTCGACGCCCGCGTCGAACAGGGGTACGAGATGGGGCGTCCGTCGCTGCTGGAGCTGTCGGCCGACGCCGGCGGCGACCCGGTCACCGTCGAGGTCGGTGGCAGCGTCGTCCCGGTCGCCAGCGGTGAGTTGGTGTAG
- a CDS encoding aldo/keto reductase has product MEYTTLGSTGIEVSRICLGCMSFGSDREWMLDAEEGRELVERAIDLGVNFFDTANVYSAGESEAILGDVLADYDRDEQVVATKVRFPGADDHRNASGLSRKTIEQELEHSLDRLGMDTVDLYQIHRWDYDTPIETTLRALDDAVRRGQVRHIGASSMWARQFQRALQISDREGLARFETMQNLHHLTYREEEREMLPLCDRENVGVIPWSPLGAGYLTRPHEEFTATTRGVHENETAEVPYDEGPGSEEINERVQELAADYGVTMAQIALAWHFENGDTTAPILGTSSIEHLEEAVEALEIDLSASDVAYLEEPYEPVPVYGHE; this is encoded by the coding sequence ATGGAGTACACCACACTCGGTTCGACCGGGATCGAGGTCAGTCGGATCTGTCTGGGTTGTATGAGCTTCGGGAGCGACCGCGAGTGGATGCTAGACGCCGAGGAGGGCCGTGAACTCGTCGAGCGGGCGATCGACCTGGGCGTGAACTTCTTCGACACCGCGAACGTCTACTCCGCGGGCGAGAGCGAGGCAATCCTGGGCGACGTACTGGCCGACTACGACCGCGACGAGCAGGTCGTCGCGACGAAGGTCCGGTTCCCCGGCGCCGACGACCACCGGAACGCGAGCGGGCTCTCGCGGAAGACCATCGAGCAGGAACTGGAACACTCCCTCGATCGATTGGGGATGGACACCGTCGACCTCTACCAGATCCACCGCTGGGACTACGACACGCCCATCGAGACGACGCTGCGGGCGCTGGACGACGCCGTCCGGCGCGGCCAGGTCCGCCACATCGGCGCCTCGTCGATGTGGGCCAGACAGTTCCAGCGGGCGCTGCAGATCAGCGACCGCGAGGGGCTAGCTCGCTTCGAGACGATGCAGAACCTCCATCACCTGACCTACCGGGAGGAGGAACGCGAGATGCTGCCGCTGTGTGACCGCGAGAACGTCGGCGTCATCCCGTGGAGCCCGCTGGGCGCCGGGTATCTGACCCGGCCCCACGAGGAGTTCACCGCGACGACCCGTGGCGTCCACGAGAACGAGACCGCCGAGGTCCCCTACGACGAGGGGCCGGGCAGCGAGGAGATCAACGAGCGAGTGCAGGAGTTGGCCGCCGACTACGGCGTGACGATGGCACAGATCGCGCTGGCCTGGCACTTCGAGAACGGCGACACGACCGCGCCGATCCTCGGGACCTCCAGCATCGAGCACTTAGAGGAGGCCGTCGAGGCCCTGGAGATCGACCTCTCGGCCTCTGACGTGGCGTATCTGGAGGAGCCCTACGAGCCGGTTCCTGTGTACGGGCACGAATAG
- a CDS encoding PAS domain-containing sensor histidine kinase has translation MNDSGPSTLLLEYTQDKIAVLDESGTYTYVNAAAEHVIGYEPAALIGTNAFEYVHPDDRGVLQDAFETIVGTEEFQADTATYRYRASDGSWTWLESRMSNLTDTELAGYVVSSRVVTDRIEAERERQESQARLRELADTTDDVLWLVDGDWEEVLFCNPAYEAVFGRPVEELEAGPENILDCVYPPDRPVVEESMKQLSEGVPTDKEIRVNPSTGYNRWVWIQGEPIVEDGEVVRIAGFSRDVTHRRRRERQLAVLDNFLRHNIRNQLNVVIGSAETLESDPNVDIETHATMIRRAGEGLLETAEKQRDIVEMLTSQPRTATTDMSEAVRDAVGRLRNQYPATNIETVLPETAVVDGPGELECAVAELVENAIRHNDRGTPRVRIAVETVGDRVEVTVEDSAAPIPEYDRNVLLGDHEMSAVNHSRGCGLWLVYWTVDLAGGTIDHTADDSGNTVTLSLPQASEPEA, from the coding sequence ATGAACGATTCGGGTCCCTCGACCCTCTTGCTGGAGTACACGCAAGACAAGATCGCCGTACTGGACGAGTCGGGGACCTACACCTACGTCAACGCGGCCGCAGAGCACGTTATCGGCTACGAACCGGCCGCACTGATCGGAACGAACGCCTTCGAGTACGTCCATCCCGACGACCGTGGGGTGTTACAGGACGCCTTCGAGACGATCGTCGGAACCGAGGAGTTCCAGGCGGACACGGCGACGTACCGCTACCGCGCCAGCGACGGGTCCTGGACCTGGCTCGAAAGCCGGATGTCGAACCTGACCGACACGGAACTGGCGGGCTACGTCGTCAGTTCCCGGGTCGTCACCGACCGCATCGAGGCCGAACGGGAGCGCCAGGAGAGCCAGGCACGGCTGCGCGAACTGGCCGATACGACCGACGATGTCCTCTGGCTGGTCGACGGAGATTGGGAGGAGGTGCTGTTCTGTAACCCGGCCTACGAGGCTGTGTTCGGCCGCCCGGTCGAGGAACTGGAAGCGGGGCCAGAGAACATCCTCGACTGTGTCTACCCGCCGGACCGGCCCGTCGTCGAGGAGTCGATGAAACAGCTCTCGGAGGGGGTCCCGACCGACAAAGAGATCCGGGTGAACCCCTCGACCGGCTACAACCGCTGGGTGTGGATCCAGGGGGAACCGATCGTCGAGGACGGCGAGGTCGTCCGTATCGCGGGGTTCAGCCGGGACGTGACACACCGTCGCCGTCGGGAGCGACAGCTCGCGGTGCTCGACAACTTCCTGCGGCACAACATCCGCAACCAGTTGAACGTCGTCATCGGGAGCGCCGAGACGCTCGAATCCGACCCGAACGTCGACATCGAGACACACGCGACGATGATCCGACGGGCCGGTGAGGGGCTGCTGGAGACCGCGGAGAAACAGCGCGACATCGTCGAGATGCTCACCAGCCAACCCCGAACGGCGACGACCGACATGAGCGAGGCGGTCCGAGACGCTGTCGGGCGACTGCGGAACCAGTACCCGGCGACGAACATCGAGACGGTGCTCCCCGAGACGGCGGTCGTCGACGGCCCCGGCGAACTGGAGTGTGCGGTGGCCGAACTCGTCGAGAACGCGATCCGCCACAACGATCGGGGGACCCCGCGGGTCCGGATCGCCGTCGAAACGGTCGGCGACCGGGTCGAGGTGACCGTCGAGGACAGCGCGGCACCGATCCCCGAGTACGACCGGAACGTCCTGCTGGGCGACCACGAGATGTCGGCGGTCAACCACAGCCGGGGGTGTGGGCTCTGGCTCGTCTACTGGACGGTCGACCTGGCCGGCGGGACCATCGACCACACGGCCGACGACAGCGGGAACACGGTGACACTGTCGCTGCCGCAAGCGTCGGAGCCAGAGGCCTGA
- a CDS encoding VOC family protein, with protein MDLAHVALCVSDLDRAMAFYEEMGFSETNRFTLNGVENVYLGRSGEDGDIQLRYDPDRTTPIAPSRADTDHVAFTVADVDAAFETAVEAGGAAVLEPTTIPEADAYAAFVEDPEGYTLELFQWE; from the coding sequence ATGGACCTTGCACACGTCGCACTCTGTGTTTCGGACCTCGATCGCGCGATGGCCTTCTACGAGGAGATGGGCTTTTCCGAGACCAACCGATTCACGCTGAACGGCGTCGAGAACGTCTACCTGGGGCGATCCGGCGAGGACGGTGACATCCAGCTCCGGTACGATCCGGACCGAACCACACCGATCGCACCCAGCCGTGCGGATACCGACCACGTCGCTTTCACCGTCGCGGATGTCGACGCGGCGTTCGAGACGGCCGTCGAGGCCGGCGGCGCGGCGGTTCTGGAGCCGACGACGATCCCTGAGGCCGACGCGTATGCGGCCTTCGTCGAGGACCCCGAGGGGTACACGCTCGAACTGTTCCAGTGGGAGTGA
- a CDS encoding DUF7577 domain-containing protein, whose amino-acid sequence MIEPGQLYLLAVTVLLLAALAAAVPVLVGIVREGRQRRRRGQPRPPDPQSDDSDDSPADSHPCPHCGTSNEPGFTYCRHCLEPL is encoded by the coding sequence GTGATCGAACCCGGGCAGCTGTACCTGCTCGCCGTGACGGTGTTGCTGCTGGCGGCGCTGGCGGCTGCGGTCCCCGTCCTCGTCGGGATCGTCCGCGAGGGCCGTCAGCGACGGCGACGGGGGCAACCTCGTCCGCCCGACCCGCAGTCCGACGACAGCGACGACTCGCCGGCCGACAGCCACCCGTGTCCCCACTGCGGAACGAGCAACGAGCCCGGGTTCACCTACTGTCGGCACTGTCTGGAACCGCTGTAG
- a CDS encoding Rid family detoxifying hydrolase — MKETVHTDEAPAAVGAYSQATTTDDLVFTAGQIPLTPDGDLLDGAAVDVQTEQALTNLRAILEEAGTTMDDVLKVTVFLDDIEDFDAMNDTYESFFDDEPPARSAVAVADLPKGVAVEIEAVAAK; from the coding sequence ATGAAAGAGACGGTCCACACCGACGAGGCGCCCGCCGCCGTCGGCGCGTACAGTCAGGCGACGACCACCGACGATCTGGTGTTCACCGCGGGCCAGATCCCGCTGACACCCGACGGCGACCTGCTCGACGGCGCCGCCGTCGATGTCCAGACCGAGCAGGCCCTGACGAACCTCCGGGCGATCCTGGAGGAGGCCGGCACGACGATGGACGACGTGCTGAAGGTGACGGTGTTTCTGGACGACATCGAGGACTTCGACGCGATGAACGACACCTACGAATCGTTCTTCGACGACGAACCACCGGCGCGATCGGCCGTCGCCGTCGCGGACCTCCCGAAAGGCGTCGCCGTCGAGATCGAGGCCGTCGCCGCGAAGTGA
- the ilvA gene encoding threonine ammonia-lyase produces MLSLDDVLAARDRVAETSRHTPLDYSHTFSSMTGADVYLKLELFQRTGAFKIRGATNRIATLSQAERDAGVVTASAGNHAQGVALAATRAGVDSKIVMPEHAPISKVEATRNYGGEVVLSGQDYDEAAERAHGIEREEGRTYIHAFDDEMVMAGQGTIGLEIYEDLPGVDTVVVPIGGGGLVSGIATALKGKNPDIRVVGVQAEGASSVAESLAKGERVVRDEVRTIADGIATRTVGERTFEIIQDRVDEVVTVDDSEIAVALTTLLERAKIMVEGAGAVALAAVLEDRFDYDDGETIVPALCGGNIDLNTLTNVIMRGLVETGRYVKIRTVLTDHPGSLERLVSVLSAEQVNIYGIEHDRTSRDVAMDDAEVELDLETRGPDHVEALLSALREEGYQVEVLV; encoded by the coding sequence ATGCTCTCCCTGGACGACGTGCTGGCGGCGCGCGACCGGGTCGCCGAGACTTCCCGGCACACGCCGCTCGACTACTCACACACGTTCTCGTCGATGACCGGGGCCGACGTGTACCTCAAACTCGAACTGTTCCAGCGCACCGGCGCGTTCAAGATCCGGGGGGCGACAAACCGGATCGCGACGCTCTCACAGGCAGAGCGTGACGCCGGCGTCGTCACCGCGAGCGCGGGCAACCACGCACAGGGGGTCGCGCTGGCGGCGACGCGGGCCGGTGTCGACTCGAAGATCGTCATGCCCGAACACGCCCCCATCTCGAAGGTCGAAGCCACCCGGAACTACGGCGGCGAGGTCGTCCTCTCGGGACAGGACTACGACGAGGCCGCCGAGCGCGCCCACGGGATCGAACGCGAGGAGGGCCGGACCTACATCCACGCGTTCGACGACGAGATGGTGATGGCCGGCCAGGGGACGATCGGCCTGGAGATCTACGAGGACCTCCCCGGCGTCGACACGGTCGTCGTCCCCATCGGCGGTGGCGGACTCGTCAGCGGCATCGCCACCGCGCTGAAGGGGAAGAACCCGGACATCCGCGTCGTCGGCGTCCAGGCCGAGGGCGCATCCAGCGTCGCCGAGTCACTGGCGAAGGGCGAGCGGGTCGTCCGCGACGAGGTCCGGACGATCGCCGACGGGATCGCCACCCGGACGGTCGGCGAGCGGACCTTCGAGATCATCCAGGACCGGGTCGACGAGGTAGTGACCGTCGACGACTCCGAGATCGCCGTCGCGCTGACGACGCTGTTAGAGCGGGCGAAGATCATGGTCGAGGGGGCCGGCGCGGTCGCGCTGGCAGCGGTGCTCGAAGACCGGTTCGACTACGACGACGGCGAGACGATCGTCCCCGCGCTGTGTGGGGGCAACATCGACCTGAACACGCTGACGAACGTCATCATGCGCGGCCTGGTCGAGACGGGGCGGTACGTCAAGATCAGGACGGTCCTGACCGACCACCCCGGCTCACTCGAACGACTCGTCTCGGTGCTGTCGGCCGAGCAGGTCAACATCTACGGGATCGAGCACGACCGGACCAGCCGCGACGTGGCGATGGACGACGCCGAGGTGGAACTGGACCTGGAGACGAGAGGCCCCGACCACGTCGAGGCACTGCTTTCGGCGCTGCGCGAGGAGGGGTATCAGGTCGAGGTACTCGTCTGA
- a CDS encoding potassium channel family protein codes for MDTWQRRTLLYVVGLVGVIVAYTFAYDYGMTVFENRPREFLHSLQVVVETFTTTGYGSDAPWDTDVMRVFVILMDVTGVVLIFLALPVLLFPLFEEAMETTAPTTVEDDLSGHIVICTFTPRGETLVTELESWDVDYVVVEPDRETANDLYDEGYNVIHADPQSVEGLEHARLSSARALVADDSDQVNTSIVLTAREVDEDVRTISVVEEPDRERYHELAGADVVLSPRGILGRSLAGKVTTGVSATLGDSIELGEDFDIAELPIHRGSDLVGTTLADSGIREGTGVNVIGAWFRGQFQSPPSPDAELDGSTVLLVSGTESQLEQLKTMTLSNVRQYRTGETVVVGYGEVGQTICGELTAAGVPYTILDRQEKANVDVVGDATEPEDLRRVGVDEARTVILALSKDTDTEFATLVVRDLNPDVEIIARAEGTENVQKIYRAGADYVLSLATVSGRMLASTILREEDVISMDQQVEVVRTTADGLAGTTLGEADIRSRTGCTVIAVERNGDVLTELGPDVDIRRGDELVVAGTDEGVTRFRELFG; via the coding sequence ATGGACACCTGGCAACGCCGGACGCTGTTGTACGTCGTGGGACTGGTCGGTGTCATAGTGGCCTACACCTTCGCCTACGATTACGGCATGACGGTCTTCGAGAACCGGCCTCGCGAGTTCCTGCACTCGCTGCAGGTCGTCGTCGAGACGTTCACGACGACCGGCTACGGCTCCGACGCGCCGTGGGACACCGACGTGATGCGCGTGTTCGTCATCCTGATGGATGTCACCGGCGTCGTCCTCATCTTCCTCGCGTTGCCCGTCCTCCTCTTCCCGCTGTTCGAGGAGGCGATGGAGACGACCGCCCCGACCACCGTCGAGGACGACCTCAGCGGCCACATCGTCATCTGTACGTTCACCCCCCGCGGCGAGACGCTCGTCACGGAACTGGAGTCCTGGGACGTGGACTACGTCGTCGTCGAACCCGACCGCGAGACCGCCAACGACCTCTACGACGAGGGGTACAACGTCATCCACGCCGACCCCCAGTCCGTCGAGGGACTGGAACACGCGCGGCTCTCCTCGGCCCGCGCGCTCGTGGCCGACGACTCCGACCAGGTCAACACCAGTATCGTCCTCACCGCCCGCGAAGTCGACGAGGACGTTCGGACCATCAGCGTCGTCGAGGAACCCGACCGCGAGCGCTACCACGAACTCGCCGGCGCCGACGTGGTCCTCTCGCCGCGTGGCATCCTCGGGCGGAGCCTCGCCGGGAAGGTCACCACCGGCGTCTCGGCGACGCTGGGGGACTCGATCGAACTCGGCGAGGACTTCGACATCGCCGAACTGCCGATCCACCGCGGGAGCGACCTCGTCGGGACGACGCTGGCCGACAGCGGCATCCGCGAGGGGACCGGCGTCAACGTCATCGGCGCGTGGTTCCGCGGCCAGTTCCAGAGCCCGCCCTCGCCCGACGCCGAACTCGACGGCAGCACCGTCCTGCTGGTCTCGGGCACCGAGTCCCAACTGGAGCAACTCAAGACCATGACGCTCTCGAACGTCCGCCAGTACCGCACCGGCGAGACGGTCGTCGTCGGCTACGGCGAGGTGGGCCAGACGATCTGTGGGGAACTCACGGCCGCCGGCGTCCCGTACACGATCCTCGACCGCCAGGAGAAGGCCAACGTCGACGTGGTCGGCGACGCCACCGAACCCGAGGACCTCCGGCGGGTCGGCGTCGACGAGGCCCGGACGGTCATCCTCGCGCTCTCGAAGGACACCGACACCGAGTTCGCGACGCTCGTGGTCCGGGATCTGAACCCCGACGTGGAGATCATCGCCCGCGCCGAGGGCACCGAAAACGTCCAGAAGATCTATCGCGCCGGCGCGGACTACGTCCTCTCGCTGGCGACGGTCAGCGGCCGGATGCTCGCTTCGACGATCCTCCGGGAGGAAGACGTGATCTCGATGGACCAGCAGGTCGAGGTCGTTCGGACCACCGCCGACGGCCTCGCGGGGACGACACTGGGCGAGGCCGACATCCGCTCGCGGACCGGCTGTACCGTCATCGCGGTCGAGCGCAACGGCGACGTGCTCACCGAACTGGGGCCGGACGTGGACATCCGCCGGGGCGACGAACTCGTCGTCGCCGGCACGGACGAGGGTGTGACGCGGTTCCGGGAGCTGTTCGGGTAA
- the citZ gene encoding citrate synthase, whose protein sequence is MSDDLKKGLEGVLVSESSLSMIDGDAGRLVYRGYTIEDLANGASYEEVLYLLWHGHLPNAEELATFEDAMAAEREVDDDVLETVRRLAEADENPMAALRTAVSMLSGYDPAPEDAEPTDEEVNLAKGRRITAKMPTIVAAFTRIRNGETPVEPREDLDHAANFLYMLNGEEPDDVAADVFDQALVLHADHGINASTFSAMVTASTLSDIHSAVTSAIGTLKGPLHGGANQDVMEMLKEVDDAEQNPLDWVTKALDEGRRVSGFGHRVYNVKDPRAKILGERSKELGEAAGSLKWYEMSTTIEDYLMEEKGLAPNVDFYSASTYYQMGIPIDIYTPIFAMSRVGGWAAHVLEYIEDNRLIRPRARYTGPKPEDTEFVPIEER, encoded by the coding sequence ATGTCCGACGACCTCAAGAAGGGGCTCGAAGGTGTCCTCGTTTCCGAGTCCAGCCTCAGCATGATCGACGGCGACGCTGGCAGGCTGGTCTACCGCGGCTACACCATCGAGGACCTCGCGAACGGCGCCAGCTACGAAGAGGTGCTGTACCTGCTCTGGCACGGCCACCTCCCGAACGCCGAGGAGCTCGCGACCTTCGAGGACGCGATGGCGGCGGAGCGGGAGGTCGACGACGACGTGCTCGAAACCGTTCGCCGGCTGGCCGAGGCCGACGAGAACCCGATGGCCGCGCTACGGACCGCGGTGTCGATGCTGTCCGGGTACGACCCTGCGCCCGAGGACGCAGAGCCCACCGACGAGGAGGTCAACCTCGCGAAAGGCCGCCGGATCACCGCGAAGATGCCCACCATCGTCGCGGCGTTTACCCGCATCCGGAACGGTGAAACGCCGGTCGAGCCCCGCGAGGACCTAGACCACGCCGCGAACTTCCTGTACATGCTCAACGGCGAGGAACCCGACGACGTGGCCGCGGATGTCTTCGACCAGGCGCTCGTCCTCCACGCCGACCACGGGATCAACGCTTCGACGTTCTCCGCGATGGTCACCGCCTCGACGCTGTCGGACATCCACAGCGCCGTCACCTCCGCGATCGGCACCCTGAAGGGCCCGCTGCACGGCGGCGCCAACCAGGATGTCATGGAGATGCTCAAAGAGGTCGACGACGCCGAGCAGAACCCGCTGGACTGGGTCACGAAGGCCCTGGACGAGGGCCGTCGCGTCTCCGGGTTCGGCCACCGCGTCTACAACGTCAAGGACCCCCGCGCGAAGATTCTGGGCGAGCGCTCGAAGGAACTGGGCGAGGCCGCCGGCTCGCTCAAGTGGTACGAGATGTCGACGACCATCGAGGACTACCTCATGGAGGAGAAGGGACTGGCCCCGAACGTCGACTTCTACTCGGCGTCGACGTACTACCAGATGGGTATCCCCATCGACATCTACACACCCATCTTCGCGATGTCCCGCGTCGGCGGCTGGGCGGCTCACGTCTTGGAGTACATCGAGGACAACCGCCTGATCCGGCCGCGCGCTCGCTACACCGGTCCCAAGCCTGAGGACACTGAGTTCGTCCCGATCGAGGAACGATAG